One part of the Parachlamydiales bacterium genome encodes these proteins:
- the epmA gene encoding EF-P lysine aminoacylase EpmA, giving the protein MSHAARHSERSATSKITLLKDRAAMLAAARAFFLSRNVMEVDVPLCTSHACIDENIDLMTVVDGQGSKRYLQSSPEYGMKRLLSEGSGDIYQIGHVFRDGEVGSRHNPEFSMVEWYRCGFTLEQLVAETALFIELFLGQQPCSILTYRAAMHTYAGIDYVNADEEQLLQCIRKHGIELSAELAAGNKDDLLNILIGSVVEPHLGRRQLTAITDFPATQCALAEIEISEGAPVAKRFEFYYEGNELANGYRELRDPQEQKMRLERSNQARLKKGKEALPVDPLFLDSLRKGFPACCGVAVGFDRLMMLRHSAAHIKDIIPYCWTES; this is encoded by the coding sequence ATGTCTCACGCAGCACGTCATAGCGAACGCTCAGCTACTTCTAAGATAACCCTGCTCAAAGACCGGGCCGCCATGTTAGCTGCGGCACGGGCCTTTTTTTTAAGCAGAAATGTCATGGAAGTAGATGTTCCTTTATGTACTTCGCATGCTTGTATTGATGAAAATATAGACCTTATGACTGTGGTGGATGGACAAGGGAGCAAACGTTACCTCCAGTCCTCGCCGGAATATGGCATGAAAAGGCTCTTATCTGAAGGCAGCGGAGACATCTATCAGATCGGTCACGTCTTCCGCGATGGGGAAGTCGGCTCCCGCCATAACCCTGAATTCTCCATGGTTGAATGGTACCGATGCGGATTTACTCTGGAACAGCTTGTCGCAGAGACAGCTTTATTCATCGAACTCTTCCTAGGACAACAGCCTTGCAGCATCCTCACCTATCGCGCCGCCATGCACACCTATGCAGGTATTGACTATGTGAATGCTGATGAAGAACAACTACTTCAATGCATCCGTAAACACGGTATAGAGCTTTCCGCTGAACTTGCTGCCGGTAATAAAGACGACCTTTTAAATATTCTCATCGGCAGCGTCGTGGAACCTCATCTAGGGCGCCGGCAGTTGACAGCGATTACGGATTTCCCAGCTACTCAATGCGCTTTAGCCGAGATTGAGATAAGTGAAGGTGCCCCCGTAGCTAAGCGCTTCGAATTCTATTATGAAGGGAATGAGCTTGCTAACGGCTACCGTGAACTGCGCGATCCCCAAGAGCAGAAAATGCGCCTCGAGAGATCTAATCAAGCGCGTCTTAAAAAAGGAAAAGAGGCTCTGCCTGTCGACCCTCTCTTTTTAGATTCATTGAGAAAAGGGTTTCCAGCCTGCTGTGGTGTTGCCGTCGGATTTGATCGATTAATGATGCTTAGGCATAGCGCCGCCCATATCAAAGATATCATTCCCTACTGCTGGACAGAATCCTGA
- the efp gene encoding elongation factor P, translating to MAQISTSDLKTGLKVEVDGAPFNIISNEFVKPGKGQAFNRVKLKHLFTGRVIERTYKSGEKLELADVGDAQMRMLYREPDGVVFMDDNSFEQVKIPNENIGENDRWLMEDKLYGILFYKGEPVAIDPPTFMDMRIVETMPGDRGNTASGRVLKPAKTETGAEIQVPIFIDQDEIVKVDTRTGEYVSRSTS from the coding sequence ATGGCTCAAATAAGCACAAGTGATTTAAAAACAGGCTTAAAAGTTGAAGTTGACGGCGCACCCTTTAACATTATCTCCAACGAGTTTGTTAAGCCCGGAAAAGGCCAAGCCTTTAACCGCGTTAAATTAAAACACCTTTTCACAGGAAGGGTCATTGAACGCACTTATAAATCTGGTGAGAAATTAGAATTAGCCGATGTAGGCGATGCTCAGATGCGCATGCTCTATCGCGAACCCGACGGCGTAGTGTTCATGGACGATAACTCTTTTGAACAGGTCAAAATACCCAACGAAAATATCGGCGAAAATGACAGATGGCTTATGGAAGATAAGCTTTACGGTATTTTATTCTATAAAGGCGAGCCCGTAGCCATCGATCCGCCTACTTTCATGGATATGCGTATCGTGGAGACAATGCCCGGCGACCGTGGCAATACTGCTTCAGGCCGTGTCCTAAAACCTGCTAAAACAGAAACCGGTGCAGAAATCCAAGTGCCGATATTCATCGACCAAGATGAAATCGTTAAAGTGGATACACGCACGGGTGAATATGTCTCACGCAGCACGTCATAG
- a CDS encoding AMP nucleosidase translates to MATRKYHEKEISQREEAVARDTLERYCGSPASEFQPFLLLTNFPRYVQYFAESRKLETSEGSMFKVAHSPKEHITILDFKIGSPAAALVVDLCAHLPIKASILLGMCGGLRDHYKVGEFFVPIAGIRGEGTSDFYFPSEVPAMANFIVQKAATTILEEDHIPYHIGITHTTNKRFWEFNAEFRARLEASRAQAVEMECATLFTASYYHKLPLGALLLISDLPLELEGIKTKELSEKVYQNHTQEHVEIGVKTMQMLHEKMKTKKPKGIFRGRNNKKES, encoded by the coding sequence GTGGCAACAAGAAAATACCATGAAAAAGAAATTAGTCAACGTGAAGAAGCAGTTGCACGTGATACTTTGGAGCGCTATTGCGGTTCTCCTGCAAGTGAATTTCAGCCTTTTCTCCTCCTGACAAACTTTCCACGCTATGTCCAATATTTTGCCGAAAGCAGGAAGCTGGAGACTTCGGAAGGTTCTATGTTCAAAGTGGCCCATTCGCCCAAAGAGCATATCACTATTTTAGACTTTAAGATTGGTTCTCCAGCTGCAGCACTGGTTGTCGACTTATGCGCCCATCTACCGATCAAAGCGTCCATATTATTAGGGATGTGCGGCGGCCTTAGAGATCACTATAAAGTAGGGGAGTTCTTCGTTCCTATTGCAGGCATACGCGGCGAAGGAACATCGGATTTCTATTTCCCTTCGGAAGTACCTGCGATGGCTAACTTTATTGTGCAGAAAGCTGCGACAACTATTTTGGAAGAGGACCATATCCCTTACCATATCGGCATTACCCATACGACCAATAAGCGCTTTTGGGAATTCAATGCCGAATTCCGTGCCCGTTTGGAAGCAAGCCGCGCCCAAGCTGTCGAAATGGAGTGCGCGACATTGTTTACAGCAAGCTACTATCATAAGCTGCCCTTGGGAGCATTGTTGTTAATTTCGGATCTCCCCTTGGAACTAGAGGGAATAAAAACTAAAGAATTAAGTGAAAAAGTCTATCAGAACCATACTCAAGAACATGTGGAGATAGGTGTCAAAACCATGCAAATGCTGCATGAGAAAATGAAGACAAAAAAGCCAAAAGGAATCTTCCGGGGCAGAAACAACAAAAAAGAGTCGTAA
- a CDS encoding outer membrane protein transport protein, with the protein MRYILWLLIFLVFHDPLKAGGVMLYEISSADTRLGSAGWSSRAEDPSTAFTNPAGMSRLCGRQIEFGSQAIYQHVDFYPNSSTTVSGSKGEGCKFFPSGGTFYVQPVSDNLTLGLSVLSYLGAELVYNGDWVGRYYVRKTRLQTFSCVPSAAYRINDQLSVGVGVNVMYGMFLQKSAVRNLEPGAGDGSLKVSNNRFGVGGVIGLLYEMTPCTRFGAQYLTRVHIGFKNKPEFRNIGPLLTRALADTGAGNSKINLDANIPQSLILSAYHDLDCWSLMADIGWQQWSKFQRISIAVTNPADTTLSFTPKLEDCWHAALGAEFRWNEDWTFSAGIAYDSSIVKPVNMVLDFPVGHQWRYGTGFRWKLTDDLKLDFATELQWQGNLRCSQGRGPLAGVVSGNFRDMYVYFANMNLIWAF; encoded by the coding sequence GTGCGTTATATTCTATGGCTATTGATTTTTCTAGTTTTCCATGACCCCCTCAAGGCGGGGGGAGTGATGCTTTATGAAATTTCTTCTGCTGACACCCGCCTAGGATCCGCCGGTTGGAGCTCCCGTGCGGAAGACCCTTCGACAGCTTTCACCAATCCTGCTGGGATGTCGCGCCTTTGCGGACGCCAAATCGAATTTGGATCCCAAGCGATTTATCAGCATGTAGATTTTTATCCGAATAGCAGCACCACAGTATCAGGCAGTAAAGGGGAGGGGTGTAAATTTTTCCCCAGTGGCGGAACCTTCTATGTGCAGCCGGTAAGCGATAACTTGACTTTAGGACTAAGCGTTCTGAGTTATTTAGGGGCAGAGCTTGTTTATAATGGCGACTGGGTAGGGCGCTACTATGTGCGCAAAACTAGGTTGCAAACTTTTTCTTGTGTTCCTTCCGCAGCTTATCGCATCAATGATCAATTGTCAGTAGGTGTCGGAGTCAATGTGATGTACGGCATGTTTTTGCAGAAGTCTGCTGTCCGTAATTTGGAGCCTGGTGCTGGGGATGGTAGCCTAAAAGTAAGCAATAATCGTTTCGGTGTTGGGGGCGTGATAGGTCTGCTCTATGAGATGACACCCTGTACACGCTTTGGAGCCCAATATCTAACGCGCGTGCATATCGGTTTTAAGAATAAACCGGAATTTAGAAATATTGGACCCTTGCTCACTCGAGCCCTCGCAGATACAGGAGCCGGGAATTCCAAAATAAACTTAGATGCAAATATTCCCCAAAGTCTGATTTTAAGCGCTTATCATGACTTGGATTGCTGGTCCCTTATGGCAGATATTGGCTGGCAGCAATGGTCCAAATTTCAGAGAATTTCTATCGCTGTAACCAATCCTGCCGATACTACCCTATCATTTACTCCAAAACTTGAGGATTGTTGGCATGCTGCTTTGGGTGCAGAATTTCGTTGGAACGAAGATTGGACATTTTCTGCAGGCATCGCCTACGATTCTTCTATCGTGAAACCGGTCAATATGGTGCTGGATTTTCCTGTGGGACATCAGTGGCGTTATGGGACAGGCTTCCGTTGGAAACTAACGGATGACTTGAAACTAGATTTTGCTACTGAGCTGCAATGGCAGGGTAATTTGAGATGCAGCCAAGGCAGAGGTCCTTTGGCAGGGGTAGTATCCGGAAACTTCCGGGATATGTATGTCTATTTTGCTAATATGAACCTTATCTGGGCATTCTAA